One genomic segment of Myotis daubentonii chromosome 14, mMyoDau2.1, whole genome shotgun sequence includes these proteins:
- the TADA3 gene encoding transcriptional adapter 3 isoform X2 gives MSELKDCPLQFHDFKSVDHLKVCPRYTAVLARSEDDGIGIEELDTLQLELETLLSSASRRLRVLEAETQILTDWQDKKGDRRFLKLGRDHELGAPPKHGKPKKQKLEGKAGHGPGPGPGRPKSKNLQPKIQEYEFTDDPIDVPRIPKNDAPNRFWASVEPYCADITNEEVRTLEELLKPPEDEAEHYKIPPLGKHYSQRWAQEDLLEEQKDGARAAAVADKKKGLMGPLTELDTKDVDALLKKSEAQHEQPEDGCPFGALTQRLLQALVEENIISPMEDSPIPDMSGKESGADGASTSPRNQNKPFSVPHTKSLESRIKEELIAQGLLESEDRPAEDSEDEVLAELRKRQAELKALSAHNRTKKHDLLR, from the exons ATGAGTGAACTGAAGGACTGCCCCTTGCAGTTCCATGACTTCAAGTCTGTGGACCACCTGAAAGTTTGTCCACGCTACACGGCAGTGCTGGCCCGCTCTGAGGACGATGGCATCGGCATTGAGGAGCTGGACACTCTGCAGCTGGAACTTGAGACCCTGCTTTCCTCTGCCAGCCGGCGCCTGCGAGTGTTGGAGGCTGAAACCCAG ATCCTCACTGACTGGCAGGATAAGAAAGGTGACCGACGATTCCTGAAGCTGGGTCGAGACCATGAGCTTGGGGCTCCCCCCAAACATGGGAAGCCCAAGAAGCAGAAACTGGAAGGGAAGGCAGGACATGGTCCGGGCCCTGGCCCCGGGCGACCCAAATCCAAAAACCTTCAGCCCAAGATCCAGGAATATGAATTCACTGATGACCCAATTGATGTGCCACGGATCCCCAAGAATGATGCCCCCAACAG GTTCTGGGCTTCAGTGGAGCCCTACTGTGCTGACATCACTAATGAGGAGGTGCGCACGCTAGAGGAGCTGCTGAAACCCCCAGAAGATGAGGCTGAACATTACAAG ATCCCGCCCCTGGGAAAGCACTACTCCCAACGCTGGGCACAGGAGGACCTGCTGGAGGAGCAGAAGGACGGGGCCCGGGCAGCAGCTGTGGCTGACAAGAAGAAAGGCCTTATGGGGCCACTGACCGAACTGGACACTAAAG ATGTGGATGCCCTGCTGAAAAAGTCTGAGGCCCAGCATGAGCAGCCTGAAGATGGATGCCCATTTGGTGCCCTGACACAGCGCCTCCTGCAGGCCTTGGTGGAG GAAAATATTATTTCCCCTATGGAGGACTCCCCTATTCCTGACATGTCTGGGAAAGAATCAGGGGCTGACGGGGCAAGCACCTCTCCCCGAAATCAGAACAAGCCTTTCAG CGTGCCACATACCAAGTCCTTGGAGAGCCGCATCAAGGAAGAGCTGATCGCCCAGGGCCTGCTGGAGTCTGAGGACCGCCCTGCAGAGGACTCGGAGGATGAGGTCCTCGCCGAGCTGCGCAAACGGCAGGCCGAGCTGAAGGCACTCAGTGCCCACAACCGCACCAAGAAGCATGACCTGCTGAGGTGA
- the TADA3 gene encoding transcriptional adapter 3 isoform X1 codes for MSELKDCPLQFHDFKSVDHLKVCPRYTAVLARSEDDGIGIEELDTLQLELETLLSSASRRLRVLEAETQILTDWQDKKGDRRFLKLGRDHELGAPPKHGKPKKQKLEGKAGHGPGPGPGRPKSKNLQPKIQEYEFTDDPIDVPRIPKNDAPNRFWASVEPYCADITNEEVRTLEELLKPPEDEAEHYKIPPLGKHYSQRWAQEDLLEEQKDGARAAAVADKKKGLMGPLTELDTKDVDALLKKSEAQHEQPEDGCPFGALTQRLLQALVEENIISPMEDSPIPDMSGKESGADGASTSPRNQNKPFSVPHTKSLESRIKEELIAQGLLESEDRPAEDSEDEVLAELRKRQAELKALSAHNRTKKHDLLRLAKEEVSRQELRQRVRMADNEVMDAFRKIMAARQKKRTPTKKEKDQAWKTLKERESILKLLDG; via the exons ATGAGTGAACTGAAGGACTGCCCCTTGCAGTTCCATGACTTCAAGTCTGTGGACCACCTGAAAGTTTGTCCACGCTACACGGCAGTGCTGGCCCGCTCTGAGGACGATGGCATCGGCATTGAGGAGCTGGACACTCTGCAGCTGGAACTTGAGACCCTGCTTTCCTCTGCCAGCCGGCGCCTGCGAGTGTTGGAGGCTGAAACCCAG ATCCTCACTGACTGGCAGGATAAGAAAGGTGACCGACGATTCCTGAAGCTGGGTCGAGACCATGAGCTTGGGGCTCCCCCCAAACATGGGAAGCCCAAGAAGCAGAAACTGGAAGGGAAGGCAGGACATGGTCCGGGCCCTGGCCCCGGGCGACCCAAATCCAAAAACCTTCAGCCCAAGATCCAGGAATATGAATTCACTGATGACCCAATTGATGTGCCACGGATCCCCAAGAATGATGCCCCCAACAG GTTCTGGGCTTCAGTGGAGCCCTACTGTGCTGACATCACTAATGAGGAGGTGCGCACGCTAGAGGAGCTGCTGAAACCCCCAGAAGATGAGGCTGAACATTACAAG ATCCCGCCCCTGGGAAAGCACTACTCCCAACGCTGGGCACAGGAGGACCTGCTGGAGGAGCAGAAGGACGGGGCCCGGGCAGCAGCTGTGGCTGACAAGAAGAAAGGCCTTATGGGGCCACTGACCGAACTGGACACTAAAG ATGTGGATGCCCTGCTGAAAAAGTCTGAGGCCCAGCATGAGCAGCCTGAAGATGGATGCCCATTTGGTGCCCTGACACAGCGCCTCCTGCAGGCCTTGGTGGAG GAAAATATTATTTCCCCTATGGAGGACTCCCCTATTCCTGACATGTCTGGGAAAGAATCAGGGGCTGACGGGGCAAGCACCTCTCCCCGAAATCAGAACAAGCCTTTCAG CGTGCCACATACCAAGTCCTTGGAGAGCCGCATCAAGGAAGAGCTGATCGCCCAGGGCCTGCTGGAGTCTGAGGACCGCCCTGCAGAGGACTCGGAGGATGAGGTCCTCGCCGAGCTGCGCAAACGGCAGGCCGAGCTGAAGGCACTCAGTGCCCACAACCGCACCAAGAAGCATGACCTGCTGAG ACTAGCAAAGGAGGAGGTGAGCCGGCAGGAGCTGAGGCAGCGAGTCCGGATGGCAGACAATGAGGTCATGGATGCCTTCCGCAAGATCATGGCTGCCCGGCAAAAGAAGCGGACCCCCACCAAGAAGGAGAAGGACCAGGCCTGGAAGACTCTGAAAGAGCGAGAGAGCATCCTAAAGCTACTAGATGGGtag
- the ARPC4 gene encoding actin-related protein 2/3 complex subunit 4 isoform X1 produces the protein MVPPGSLGGDCGCAAVKGQASRAGPLPYFRFPAQPAPAMTATLRPYLSAVRATLQAALCLENFSSQVVERHNKPEVEVRSSKELLLQPVTISRNEKEKVLIEGSINSVRVSIAVKQADEIEKILCHKFMRFMMMRAENFFILRRKPVEGYDISFLITNFHTEQMYKHKLVDFVIHFMEEIDKEISEMKLSVNARARIVAEEFLKNF, from the exons ATGGTACCGCCCGGAAGTCTGGGCGGAGACTGCGGCTGCGCCGCTGTGAAAGGGCAGGCGTCGCGGGCCGGGCCACTTCCGTACTTCCGCTTCCCGGCCCAGCCAGCGCCCGCGATG ACTGCCACGCTCCGTCCCTACCTGAGTGCCGTGCGGGCCACATTGCaggctgccctctgcctggaGAATTTCTCCTCCCAGGTTGTGGAACGACACAACAAACCGGAGGTTGAAGTCAG GAGTAGCAAAGAGCTCCTGTTACAACCTGTGACCATCAGCAGGAATGAGAAGGAAAAGGTTCTGATTGAGGGCTCCATCAACTCTGTGCGGGTCAGCATTGCTGTGAAACAG GCTGATGAGATTGAGAAGATTTTATGCCACAAGTTCATGCGCTTTATGATGATGCGAGCAGAGAATTTCTTTATCCTTCGAAGGAAACCAGTGGAG GGTTATGacatcagttttctgatcaccaACTTCCACACAGAGCAGATGTATAAACACAAGTTGGTGGACTTTGTGATCCACTTCATGGAGGAGATCGACAAAGAGATCAGTGAGATGAAGCTGTCGGTCAATGCCCGTGCCCGTATCGTAGCTGAGGAGTTCCTTAAGAAT TTTTAA
- the ARPC4 gene encoding actin-related protein 2/3 complex subunit 4 isoform X3, protein MVPPGSLGGDCGCAAVKGQASRAGPLPYFRFPAQPAPAMTATLRPYLSAVRATLQAALCLENFSSQVVERHNKPEVEVRSSKELLLQPVTISRNEKEKVLIEGSINSVRVSIAVKQADEIEKILCHKFMRFMMMRAENFFILRRKPVEIVFLRCLICTKSSTGFSSLDPT, encoded by the exons ATGGTACCGCCCGGAAGTCTGGGCGGAGACTGCGGCTGCGCCGCTGTGAAAGGGCAGGCGTCGCGGGCCGGGCCACTTCCGTACTTCCGCTTCCCGGCCCAGCCAGCGCCCGCGATG ACTGCCACGCTCCGTCCCTACCTGAGTGCCGTGCGGGCCACATTGCaggctgccctctgcctggaGAATTTCTCCTCCCAGGTTGTGGAACGACACAACAAACCGGAGGTTGAAGTCAG GAGTAGCAAAGAGCTCCTGTTACAACCTGTGACCATCAGCAGGAATGAGAAGGAAAAGGTTCTGATTGAGGGCTCCATCAACTCTGTGCGGGTCAGCATTGCTGTGAAACAG GCTGATGAGATTGAGAAGATTTTATGCCACAAGTTCATGCGCTTTATGATGATGCGAGCAGAGAATTTCTTTATCCTTCGAAGGAAACCAGTGGAG ATAGTTTTCCTGAGATGTCTGATATGCACAAAATCCTCAACTGGGTTCAGTTCCTTGGATCCAACATAG
- the ARPC4 gene encoding actin-related protein 2/3 complex subunit 4 isoform X2, which yields MQCTATLRPYLSAVRATLQAALCLENFSSQVVERHNKPEVEVRSSKELLLQPVTISRNEKEKVLIEGSINSVRVSIAVKQADEIEKILCHKFMRFMMMRAENFFILRRKPVEGYDISFLITNFHTEQMYKHKLVDFVIHFMEEIDKEISEMKLSVNARARIVAEEFLKNF from the exons ATGCAATGT ACTGCCACGCTCCGTCCCTACCTGAGTGCCGTGCGGGCCACATTGCaggctgccctctgcctggaGAATTTCTCCTCCCAGGTTGTGGAACGACACAACAAACCGGAGGTTGAAGTCAG GAGTAGCAAAGAGCTCCTGTTACAACCTGTGACCATCAGCAGGAATGAGAAGGAAAAGGTTCTGATTGAGGGCTCCATCAACTCTGTGCGGGTCAGCATTGCTGTGAAACAG GCTGATGAGATTGAGAAGATTTTATGCCACAAGTTCATGCGCTTTATGATGATGCGAGCAGAGAATTTCTTTATCCTTCGAAGGAAACCAGTGGAG GGTTATGacatcagttttctgatcaccaACTTCCACACAGAGCAGATGTATAAACACAAGTTGGTGGACTTTGTGATCCACTTCATGGAGGAGATCGACAAAGAGATCAGTGAGATGAAGCTGTCGGTCAATGCCCGTGCCCGTATCGTAGCTGAGGAGTTCCTTAAGAAT TTTTAA